Proteins from a genomic interval of Cyclopterus lumpus isolate fCycLum1 chromosome 18, fCycLum1.pri, whole genome shotgun sequence:
- the smim20 gene encoding small integral membrane protein 20 has product MSKNQRIALIFGGFVTAVAAAFYPIFFYPLTHNEEYRDVQKMNRTGVNQADVQPVGVKIWSDPFKPSGK; this is encoded by the exons atgtccaaaaatCAGAGAATAGCGTTGATATTTGGAGGCTTTGTAACGGCGGTTGCTGCGGCGTTTTACCCCATATTCTTCTACCCGCTCACGCACAACGAAGAGTACA GAGACGTCCAAAAGATGAACCGGACAGGAGTCAACCAGGCAGATGTCCAACCCGTAG GTGTGAAGATATGGTCTGATCCATTCAAGCCTTCAGGCAAATGA